The Oryzias latipes chromosome 16, ASM223467v1 genomic sequence tatatctATGGACAATGAACAAACCATTCTGAAATCAGTGTTAAAGCTGCATCTTTTTATAGAGGCCACTGTTAATTTTGGATAACTGAAACAATGTGTTCATTTACTAGTAGTGCATATGCTCTTACACAAATAAGAGAAAGTAGTTTGCCAACAAATCAACATGAGTTacatgaaaaatattaaaattgatattttaataaagaaaaaatggctCCTGAATTACGACAGTATAGCAAGTgtgttttgcttatttatttatctctACATGTCTGTCAGCAAACCATGTTTCCGAGAGGTAACCAGCTGCAGACAAGCTTTGATGTTTCCTGCTGTGTCTCAGACACAGCTTCCATTAGCCTCCATGTTTGACTTCTGTTTGGCGCGTGCAGTTCTAACACTCCCTGTGATTGGTCGACCTGAACCAACGGCTGCATGGCATGCGACGCTGGTGACGTCAGGTGAAGTGCTTTGTGCGCGAAGGTGCAGATGTTGGCGGTCTGACCAGAGACAAGAAGCAGCTAGAGTTCAAGTTGTTTCTTTAAGCTGAACTGCCTTTGACGGTAAGAACAATACTCGAATTCAAAGAGTTATCCAGCTTTCTATATCTCTGGAAAACACCTGTTATTATTGAACTATATTCTTAGAACTTGTTAAAGTTTTAAGGAAGTTTTCAGGATCTACAAAGTTACTGTAGCTGTGTGGAAAAAAGCTAGATACGAGATTAAAACTGGCAGGAAGCTAATAAAAATCAACTAACGGTTAACggcttaacatttttttttactcagaatTAGGTTAATTTTGCCATGTTTATATTATTAAGTAAATGTAATCAGTTTTTCTTATTATGCTTCTTTGGTCAAGTGTTTTGTTTCCTCCGTTTATTTGAGCTTTCTGCTCTTTGAGGCTGTTTCTGGCTTTAAAATGGAGCCTTCTGCCTGTTAAACCGTTGTCGTGCCCCTCCCCCAGCATTTGTGCAAAGCTGCATCGACTTTTACCCCTAGGGGTAACTCGCATGTTGGCATTGTGGTAGAACTGCCTGCTTTTTGTGGGTTTGCAGATGTTGTTATGTCATGCTGTGTGGTCACTAGAAACCACTTTTTATTATATTGTGTTGATGGATAATTTCCCACGTGAGGAGGCTGTTGTGGGAAGGAATGATGTTTTACAGCATCAGTAAAAATAATTCAGAACTACTTTATAAATCCATCTAACTTGACTCTTCTTGTCCTCTTGTTTTTTGAAGCATCACAATCAAACGGATTTCTGACTAAAATGGCAAACTCCAGTGGTGAGTGGGAACCTTCAATAAGCATGTGTGCACAATCAAAGATGTTCACTCTGCTGTTTGGAAAGGGTGTTGTGCTTTTACCTTGTAGATGTTTTAGTGAAATCAACAATATGCTgggagaaaaatgtaaaagaaagtcataaataGCATCAAACATTAACATTTGGTCAGACTATAGCAGAAGTTTTGATCATGAACAAAAGGACATCAATCCAACATCTGTTCATATGATAAAAGGCCCAAAATGACTGTTGGCTGactcaaaatgtttcatttgataGACTTTCAAGTGAAGGAGCTGAACAAGCGTGCATCAGGTCAAGCTTTTGAGGTCATCCTGAGCCCCTCAACTCCAGACACCAAGGTGGATTTCCCCTTGTCCCCCaataagaaaaaggaaacatcactGGATGAGATTAAGAGGAAACTGGAAGCTGCAGAAGAAAGACGCAAGGTATTTACAGCAACGAAATGAACTAACTGCAGAAAAGGTCAGATTGGATGTAAATTTCTAGTATCATGGAAGTGAAAAGAgctcttttctttctccataGAGCCATGAGGCAGAAGTGCTGAAACATCTTGCTGAGAAACGTGAGCACGAGAAGGAGGTCATACAGAAAGCTATGGAGGAGAGCTCCAACTTCAGCAAGCTGGCACAGGAGAAACTCAACCAGAAGATGGAGGCAAACAAAGAGAACCGCTCCGCTCGGATGGCGGCCCTCAACGAGAAGTTCAAAGAGAAGGTAAGCGCCAGAGGCCCCAGCAGACGCTTCTGAGACTGATGGTGAAGAAGGAAAAGGTTTATAATGAATTAATTGCTGCACTCTCCAAACTCTGAACAGGACAAAAAGCTCCAAGAGGTGAGGAAGAACAAGGAGTCAATGAAAGACCCGGAGAATTAAACTATTCATCACAACAGCAGCCTGTACATGTTCAAAGATAAGCTACGTTTTTGCAGAAATCTTCTCCGTAAACTGTCACTGTAGATGGAATGATACCAGTTAAGGATGGATGCTAAACATTTGTAATCCTCCCGATTTCTCTTTGGCAGCTGGCTTTACAGTATCTTATCTTATTGTTTTGATAGAGACATTTGCTAGaagtaaaaatgttaataaGGCTGGAAGTCTGACTAAGAATGTTTTATCTTCAGGATTCCTATGGGACTGTTGAACATATCTGTATTagtcaaaaataaattatcttact encodes the following:
- the LOC101174071 gene encoding stathmin, which encodes MANSSDFQVKELNKRASGQAFEVILSPSTPDTKVDFPLSPNKKKETSLDEIKRKLEAAEERRKSHEAEVLKHLAEKREHEKEVIQKAMEESSNFSKLAQEKLNQKMEANKENRSARMAALNEKFKEKDKKLQEVRKNKESMKDPEN